The Nocardia vinacea genome contains the following window.
CATTTGGGAGGAGGTTGCCGTCCGCGGTATCTTGCTATCGACCCTGGAAATCCGGCGGGCGACGCTGTTGGAAGGCGGCCAGGCCCTCCTTGAAATCTTTGGTGCGGCAGGCGAGTTCGAGGGCGAAGAGTTCGTGATTCAGTGCTTCGGGCAGGGTGGTGTGCTGATTGTGATGGATGGCCTGTTTGGTGAGTCCGAACGCGATGGTCGCCGCCGCGCTCAGGCGGGTGAGCAGTGCCTCGGTGTGCTGTTCGAGTTCGGCCGGTTCGGTGACCTGATGGATCAGACCCCAGTCGGCCGCGTCGGTGGCCTCGACCTTCTCGCCGAGCAGCAGTAATCGTTTGGCTCGGGTGAGGCCGACGAGGCGCGGCAAGAGCCAGGTGGATCCGGTGTCCGGACTGAATCCGCGAGCCAGGAAGGGCTCCCAGAACACGGCATCGGCGGCGGCGATGGTGAAGTCGGCCGCGAGCGCGAGGTTGCATCCCATACCCGCCGCCCAGCCGCGCACGGTGCAGACCACGGGCAGCTGAATGGTGTGCATGAGTTCGATGACGCGGTGCGCGGTATGCGGTATGCGCCGGACTAGGTCGCCGGTCCTTGCGCGGTTGTCGCCGCTGTTGGTAGCGACCCAGTCCACCCCGGAGCAGAAATCGTTGCCCGCGCCCTGGATGTGGATGACGCGCAGGGTGTCGTCGGTGGCGGCGGCGGTGAGCGCGCCGACCAGATCATCGATCATCGTGGGGCTGAGTGCATTACGCCGGGCGCGACGGTCCAGGGCCAGGCGCAGCAGGGGGCCGTCGCGATGGCTGTGCACCGTCCCGTCGGTGGTGTTGTCATCGCTCATTGTTGTATCCGTGTCTTCTCCGGCCGCTTACGGTTCGCATCATACTGTTAGATATACAGTATCTAATACTGTGCGAGCGAGGTGGCGATCGGTCAGCGATTTCGGATCGTGCGCTCGGCTGCCACGTGCGGTGCGCGATTAGCGGATGACCTGGCCTATGCCGAGTAGATTGCCCTCGCTGTCACGGAACCACGCGCCCCGCTCGGCACGACCCTTGCTCGGATAGTTGCCTTCGATGTCCATGATCCCGTTCACGGTGCCGTCGTATTCCTCGAACACCACGCCACGGGCACGCAGGCCCGCGACGGTTGCCTCGATGTCATCGACGTAGAAACCCATTTGGGTGAACGAGCCGTCGGACGCACCGGCGGAGGCGAACAGGCAGAAGACACCCGTCGCACCTTCATAGCGCAGGCCGCCCTCGCGTTCCTCGACCGGTTCGAGGCCGAGTTTCTCGGCGTACCATCGGCGGGCTCGCGCCAGATCCTTGGTGGGTATGCGGGCTTCGATGTGTGCGTTGCTCAGCATCCTCGTCATGGTAGCCAGCCGCACGCACGGTATCGGCCAGATCGCCGTCGGCTCGGATTTCCCTGCCGGCGAGCGT
Protein-coding sequences here:
- a CDS encoding enoyl-CoA hydratase/isomerase family protein; amino-acid sequence: MSDDNTTDGTVHSHRDGPLLRLALDRRARRNALSPTMIDDLVGALTAAATDDTLRVIHIQGAGNDFCSGVDWVATNSGDNRARTGDLVRRIPHTAHRVIELMHTIQLPVVCTVRGWAAGMGCNLALAADFTIAAADAVFWEPFLARGFSPDTGSTWLLPRLVGLTRAKRLLLLGEKVEATDAADWGLIHQVTEPAELEQHTEALLTRLSAAATIAFGLTKQAIHHNQHTTLPEALNHELFALELACRTKDFKEGLAAFQQRRPPDFQGR
- a CDS encoding VOC family protein, with amino-acid sequence MLSNAHIEARIPTKDLARARRWYAEKLGLEPVEEREGGLRYEGATGVFCLFASAGASDGSFTQMGFYVDDIEATVAGLRARGVVFEEYDGTVNGIMDIEGNYPSKGRAERGAWFRDSEGNLLGIGQVIR